A single region of the Vicia villosa cultivar HV-30 ecotype Madison, WI linkage group LG4, Vvil1.0, whole genome shotgun sequence genome encodes:
- the LOC131595429 gene encoding probable WRKY transcription factor 31, which produces MDKGWGLALDTSSSSPIPISHSFLPSKHTNTTNDRMFPILGFPVNLTRNTNAEDDGDRKITGEVDFFSERNTSSPSASHDHHVVKHNNIKKEIISTDVKPSTSNIHVNTGLQLANTGSDQSAVDDAVSSDAKTTELAQLQMELQRMNSENKKLKEMLNHVTGNYTAMQMQLMALMQKNRHTENEVVNAKAEDKNQGVGGAIVRRQFLEIGTNGTAEVDDRVSNSSSDERTRSNTPQNSLIEAGARDHMRNNNGKNGREDSPDSESQGWGPNKVQKILNSSNVAEQSATEATMRKARVSVRARSEASMISDGCQWRKYGQKMAKGNPCPRAYYRCTMAVGCPVRKQVQRCAEDKTILVTTYEGTHNHPLPPAAMAMASTTSAAASMLLSGSMSSADGIMTPNLLARAILPCSTSMATLSASAPFPTVTLDLTQNSNPIQNPNPLQQFPRPHHAPFQVPSFFQGQQPQNFQQAAAAASLYNQSKFSGLQLSQEVGSSHLTTTQAPTQQQQQEQQQQQSSLADSVSAATAAITSDPNFTAVLAAAISSIIGGGGHGNNNSGSNNNNSRSTVSNFSGN; this is translated from the exons ATGGACAAAGGTTGGGGACTTGCTCTTGACACTTCTTCTTCCTCTCCGATTCCAATATCTCACTCTTTTTTACCTTCCAAACACACCAACACCACCAACGATAGAATGTTTCCTATTTTAGGCTTCCCTGTAAACCTCACCCGCAACACCAACGCTGAAGACGATGGTGATCGGAAAATAACCGGCGAAGTCGATTTCTTCTCTGAAAGAAACACATCATCACCTTCAGCTTCACACGATCATCATGTTGTCAAACACAATAACATCAAAAAGGAGATCATTTCAACCGATGTAAAACCTTCCACTTCCAATATTCACGTTAAT ACCGGCTTACAACTTGCAAACACCGGAAGTGATCAATCTGCAGTGGATGATGCAGTTTCATCTGATGCCAAGACAACTGAG CTTGCACAGTTGCAAATGGAGCTTCAACGGATGAACTCAGAGAACAAAAAGCTGAAAGAGATGCTTAATCATGTTACCGGTAATTACACCGCTATGCAGATGCAGCTCATGGCATTAATGCAAAAGAATCGCCATACAGAAAATGAG GTTGTTAATGCAAAAGCTGAGGATAAAAACCAAGGTGTTGGTGGAGCAATTGTACGGAGGCAGTTTCTTGAGATAGGGACTAATGGAACAGCTGAAGTTGATGATAGAGTATCAAATTCTTCATCAGATGAAAGAACAAGATCAAACACACCTCAGAATAGTCTTATTGAAGCTGGAGCTAGAGATCATATGAGAAATAACAATGGTAAAAATGGAAGAGAAGATAGTCCAGATTCAGAATCACAAGGTTGGGGTCCTAATAAGGTTCAGAAAATACTCAACTCTTCCAATGTTGCTGAACAATCAGCTACGGAGGCTACAATGAGAAAAGCTCGTGTCTCCGTTCGCGCTAGATCAGAAGCTTCAATG ATTAGTGATGGATGCCAATGGAGAAAATATGGACAGAAAATGGCGAAAGGAAATCCATGTCCTCGAGCATACTACCGATGCACTATGGCTGTTGGTTGTCCAGTTCGCAAACAA GTTCAACGTTGTGCTGAGGACAAAACAATATTGGTAACAACATATGAAGGAACACACAACCATCCACTTCCACCAGCAGCTATGGCAATGGCatcaacaacctcagcagcagcAAGCATGTTACTATCAGGTTCAATGTCAAGTGCAGATGGAATCATGACCCCAAATTTATTAGCAAGAGCTATTCTTCCTTGCTCCACAAGCATGGCAACACTTTCAGCCTCAGCACCATTCCCAACTGTTACATTGGATCTAACACAAAACTCAAACCCAATCCAAAATCCAAATCCATTGCAACAATTTCCAAGACCTCATCATGCACCATTTCAAGTGCCTAGTTTCTTTCAAGGACAACAACCTCAGAATTTTCAACAAGCTGCAGCAGCAGCATCGCTTTATAATCAATCCAAATTCTCTGGTCTTCAATTATCTCAAGAAGTTGGTTCTTCTCATTTAACAACCACACAAGccccaacacaacaacaacaacaagagcagcagcaacaacaatcttccttagcagactCTGTCAGCGCCGCCACTGCCGCTATCACTTCCGATCCAAACTTCACCGCTGTTCTCGCTGCCGCTATCTCCTCCATCATCGGTGGTGGTGGTCATGGAAACAACAACAGcggcagcaacaacaacaatagcaGAAGTACAGTTAGCAACTTTTCAGGAAACTAA
- the LOC131595430 gene encoding uncharacterized protein LOC131595430 — MSTLLLQLQRVIRSRSVDLISTLPHSSSYSSSRSFSKSSPYVVKVGIPEFLNGIGSGVESHVAKLDSEIGDFQKLLVTRTLKLKKLGIPCKHRKLILKHAHKYRLGLWRPRAEQVKA; from the exons ATGTCAACATTATTGTTGCAGTTACAGAGAGTCATAAGAAGCAGAAGTGTTGATTTGATCTCCACACTCCCGCATTCTTCATCTTACTCTTCTTCTAGATCTTTCTCCAAATCATCACCCTACGTTG TTAAGGTTGGAATTCCGGAATTTCTAAACGGAATCGGAAGCGGAGTCGAATCTCATGTCGCTAAGCTCGATTCGGAAATCGGTGACTTCCAGAAGCTTCTTGTTACTAGAACCCTCAAACTCAAGAAACTCGGTATTCCTTGCAAACAT AGGAAGCTAATACTGAAACATGCACACAAGTACAGGCTGGGATTATGGAGGCCACGTGCTGAACAGGTCAAAGCGTGA
- the LOC131598030 gene encoding LOW QUALITY PROTEIN: probable WRKY transcription factor 11 (The sequence of the model RefSeq protein was modified relative to this genomic sequence to represent the inferred CDS: inserted 2 bases in 1 codon; substituted 1 base at 1 genomic stop codon), giving the protein MCKSESVFMEEEGQQNPTNCHEVAFDDEIRKTTANQLKLSSFDKKKLNHQQPQSTTLDFAKSIKVVKSNPNQNPNLNPKSKLKPNSSIYLFVSXYSKSMEAXAISQPLVFSFLSTIFADGSVSDNKIAPSIISSGNPPLASSHRKRCREATMSSAASGKVTTSARCHCSKRMKSPVKRTIHVLEISKKVTDILEDIFSWRKYDQKPIIGSP; this is encoded by the exons ATGTGCAAATCTGAAAG TGTTTTCATGGAAGAAGAAGGACAACAAAACCCAACTAACTGTCATGAAGTTGCATTTGACGATGAAATACGGAAAACAACAGCAAACCAACTAAAACTTTCAAGCTTTGATAAAAAA AAATTGAATCATCAACAACCCCAATCAACAACTCTTGATTTCGCAAAATCAATCAAAGTAGTTAAGtcaaatccaaatcaaaatccAAATTTGAATCCTAAATCTAAACTTAAACCTAATTCatctatttatttgtttgtttcttgATACTCAAAATCCATGGAAGC TGCAATATCTCAACCCCTAGTTTTTTCCTTTCTTTCCACGATTTTCGCAGACGGAAGCGTTTCTGACAATAAAATAGCTCCATCTATCATCTCTTCTGGAAATCCTCCACTTGCTTCTTCTCATCGAAAAAGGTGTCGTGAAGCCACCATGTCCAGCGCAGCTTCTGGTAAAGTCACGACATCTGCTCGTTGCCATTGCTCCAAGAGA ATGAAATCTCCTGTGAAGAGAACAATTCATGTTCTGGAGATAAGTAAGAAGGTCACTGATATTCTAGAAGACATATTTTCATGGAGGAAATACGACCAAAAACCTATTATAGGTTCACCTTAA